One window from the genome of Erwinia sorbitola encodes:
- a CDS encoding NarK family nitrate/nitrite MFS transporter, with translation MSKISSSSGKEKHAVIQDWQPENAEFWQQTGKRIASRNLWISVFCLLLAFCVWMLFSAVAVNLNKVGFNFTTDQLFLLTALPSVSGALLRVPYSFVVPVFGGRRWTAFSTALLLVPCIWLGFAVQNPATPFAVFVVISLLCGFAGANFASSMGNISFFFPKSHQGGALGINGGLGNLGVSVMQLFAPLAISVALFGWFSEPSPLAEEGLWLENAAWMWVPLLLIATLAAWFGMNDLAAAKSSLRQQLPVLKRGHLWIMSLLYLATFGSFIGFSAGFAMLAKTQFPDVVIMHYAFFGPFIGALARSVGGIISDRLGGVRVSLFTFILLAVFCALLFLTLPGEGKPGSFIAFYSVFMVLFFAAGLGSGSTFQMIAVIFRKITIDRIKAEGGSDEVAQREAVTDTSAALGFISAIGALGGFFIPQTFGMSLSLSGSPAGAMKVFLLFYLICIALTWLIYGRKKTK, from the coding sequence ATGTCGAAAATTAGCTCATCTTCAGGGAAAGAAAAACATGCGGTGATTCAGGACTGGCAGCCTGAAAACGCCGAGTTCTGGCAACAGACCGGCAAACGTATTGCCAGCCGAAACCTATGGATCTCCGTGTTCTGCCTGCTCCTCGCGTTCTGCGTCTGGATGCTGTTTAGTGCAGTGGCGGTCAATCTTAATAAAGTGGGTTTTAACTTCACCACCGATCAGCTGTTTCTGCTGACCGCGCTGCCATCTGTTTCCGGTGCGCTGCTGCGGGTACCCTACTCATTTGTGGTGCCGGTTTTCGGTGGCCGTCGCTGGACAGCCTTCAGTACCGCCCTGTTGCTGGTGCCCTGTATCTGGCTCGGCTTTGCCGTGCAGAATCCCGCCACGCCTTTTGCCGTATTTGTAGTGATTTCACTGCTGTGTGGTTTCGCCGGGGCTAACTTCGCCTCCAGCATGGGCAATATCAGCTTCTTTTTCCCTAAGTCTCATCAGGGAGGGGCGCTGGGAATCAACGGTGGTTTAGGCAACCTGGGTGTCAGCGTAATGCAGCTGTTTGCTCCGCTGGCTATTTCAGTGGCGCTTTTCGGCTGGTTTAGCGAGCCATCACCCCTTGCAGAAGAGGGATTGTGGCTGGAAAACGCCGCCTGGATGTGGGTGCCGTTACTACTGATTGCGACTCTGGCAGCCTGGTTTGGTATGAACGATCTGGCGGCGGCAAAAAGCTCGCTGCGTCAGCAGCTGCCGGTGTTGAAACGTGGCCATCTGTGGATTATGTCGCTGTTATACCTCGCGACGTTCGGCTCTTTTATCGGCTTCTCCGCTGGCTTTGCCATGCTCGCCAAAACACAGTTCCCCGATGTCGTCATTATGCATTACGCCTTCTTCGGCCCGTTTATTGGTGCACTGGCTCGCTCGGTAGGCGGCATTATCTCCGATCGTCTTGGCGGCGTACGTGTCTCGCTGTTTACCTTCATCCTGCTGGCGGTGTTCTGCGCGCTGCTGTTCCTGACCCTGCCAGGTGAAGGAAAGCCAGGCTCATTTATCGCCTTTTACAGCGTGTTTATGGTGCTGTTCTTTGCGGCCGGGTTGGGCAGTGGTTCCACCTTCCAGATGATTGCTGTGATCTTCCGCAAAATTACCATTGACCGGATTAAAGCTGAAGGTGGCAGCGATGAAGTCGCACAGCGTGAAGCTGTTACCGATACCAGTGCTGCACTGGGCTTTATCTCGGCAATTGGTGCACTGGGTGGGTTCTTTATTCCACAAACCTTCGGGATGTCACTGTCACTCAGCGGCTCACCTGCCGGAGCGATGAAGGTGTTTTTGCTGTTTTATCTGATCTGTATCGCGCTGACCTGGCTGATTTATGGCCGTAAAAAAACGAAATAA
- a CDS encoding nitrate reductase subunit alpha → MSKFLDRLRYFKQLGETFSGEHGQTLNTNRDWEDGYRSRWQHDKIVRSTHGVNCTGSCSWKIYVKNGLVTWETQQTDYPRTRPDLPNHEPRGCPRGASYSWYLYSANRLKYPLVRKRLISLWRAAKAQHSDPVLAWQSIVENPEQAKSYKEARGRGGFVRSDWQEVNELIASANIYTAKTFGPDRIIGFSPIPAMSMVSYAAGSRYLSLIGGACLSFYDWYCDLPPASPMTWGEQTDVPESADWYNSAYIIAWGSNVPQTRTPDAHFFTEVRYKGTKTVAVTPDYAEIAKLCDQWLSPKQGTDSALALAFGHVILTEFHQQREVEYFRNYVRQYTDMPMLVLLEQREGGYYAAGRMLRASDLVDGLGQENNPQWKTIAINQQNGELVAPQGSIGYRWGEKGKWNLEQREGKNQQEVELQLSLLGQHDELAEVGFPYFGAIDNPNFNSVQLDEILLHKLPVKRLQLADGSSALVTSVYDLTLANYGIERGLNDDNCAASYDEVKAYSPAWAEQITGVPRQNIVRIAREFAETAEKTRGRSMIIVGAGLNHWYHMDMNYRGLINMLIFCGCVGQSGGGWAHYVGQEKLRPQTGWLPLAFGLDWQRPPRQMNGTSFFYNHSSQWRYETLRTDELLSPLADKSRYGGSLIDFNVRSERMGWLPSAPQLNTNPLQLAAQAQAAGKTPLAFTVDGLKDGSLRFAAEQPDNQQNFPRNLFVWRSNLLGSSGKGHEYLLKYLLGTESGVQGGDLGQQGGVKPQEVEWQDNPGEGKLDLVVTLDFRMSSTCLYSDIVLPTATWYEKDDMNTSDMHPFIHPLSAAVDPAWESRSDWEIYKGIAKTFSELCVGHLGKETDVVLQPIQHDSAAELGQPFEVQEWHRGECDLIPGKTAPHIVTVERDYPATWERFTSLGPLLDNLGNGGKGISWNTQAEVDFLKQLNYVKADGPAVGRPNINSAIDAAEVILSLAPETNGQVAVKAWQALGEFTGRDHTHLALNKEDEKIRFRDIQAQPRKIISSPTWSGLEDEHVSYNAGYTNVHELIPWRTLSGRQQLYQDHQWMRDFGESLLVYRPPIDTRTVEPLLNKKPNGNPEMALNFLTPHQKWGIHSTYSDNLLMLTLSRGGPIVWLSEVDAQQLGIEDNDWIEAFNANGALTARAVVSQRVPSGMTMMYHAQERIVNIPGSEITSQRGGIHNSVTRVCPKPTHMIGGYAQLAYSFNYYGTVGSNRDEFVIVRKMNNINWLDGEGNDDCQGSQQEAGQ, encoded by the coding sequence ATGAGTAAGTTTCTTGATCGGTTACGTTATTTTAAACAGTTGGGTGAAACGTTTTCCGGTGAGCACGGACAGACGCTGAACACCAATCGCGACTGGGAAGACGGCTACCGCAGCCGCTGGCAGCATGACAAGATTGTCCGCTCAACCCACGGTGTAAACTGTACCGGTTCATGCAGCTGGAAGATCTATGTCAAAAATGGTCTGGTGACCTGGGAAACCCAGCAGACAGACTACCCGCGTACCCGGCCAGACCTCCCTAACCATGAACCGCGCGGTTGCCCACGAGGTGCCAGCTACTCCTGGTATCTCTACAGCGCCAACCGTCTGAAATATCCGCTGGTGCGTAAACGCCTGATCAGCCTCTGGCGTGCGGCGAAAGCGCAGCATAGCGATCCGGTACTTGCCTGGCAGTCTATTGTCGAAAATCCTGAGCAGGCGAAAAGCTATAAAGAGGCCCGTGGGCGTGGGGGATTTGTCCGCTCCGACTGGCAGGAAGTGAATGAGCTGATTGCTTCTGCCAATATCTACACGGCGAAAACCTTTGGCCCTGACCGTATTATCGGCTTTTCGCCAATTCCGGCGATGTCGATGGTCTCGTACGCCGCAGGTTCACGTTATCTCTCTCTGATCGGCGGGGCCTGCCTGAGCTTTTACGATTGGTACTGCGACCTGCCGCCAGCGTCACCAATGACCTGGGGCGAGCAGACCGATGTGCCGGAGTCCGCCGACTGGTATAACTCTGCCTATATTATCGCCTGGGGCAGTAACGTGCCGCAGACCCGTACCCCGGATGCCCACTTCTTTACCGAAGTGCGCTACAAAGGTACCAAAACCGTGGCGGTAACGCCGGATTACGCCGAAATTGCCAAACTTTGTGACCAGTGGTTAAGCCCGAAACAGGGTACAGATAGCGCACTGGCGCTGGCGTTCGGCCATGTGATCCTCACTGAATTCCACCAGCAGCGTGAAGTGGAATATTTCCGTAACTACGTGCGACAGTACACCGATATGCCAATGCTGGTGCTGCTGGAGCAACGTGAGGGAGGTTACTACGCGGCCGGACGTATGCTGCGCGCCAGCGATCTGGTTGATGGACTGGGGCAGGAGAATAACCCGCAGTGGAAAACCATCGCCATTAATCAGCAGAACGGAGAGCTGGTTGCTCCGCAGGGATCAATCGGCTACCGCTGGGGTGAGAAAGGCAAGTGGAACCTTGAACAGCGCGAAGGGAAAAATCAGCAGGAAGTGGAGCTACAGTTAAGCCTGCTCGGCCAGCATGATGAGCTGGCTGAAGTCGGATTCCCGTACTTTGGCGCAATTGATAATCCGAATTTCAACAGCGTACAGCTGGATGAAATTCTGCTGCATAAGCTGCCGGTTAAACGTCTGCAACTGGCCGATGGTTCCAGTGCCCTGGTGACCAGCGTGTACGATTTGACGCTGGCGAACTATGGTATTGAGCGCGGTCTGAATGACGACAACTGTGCTGCCAGCTATGACGAAGTAAAAGCCTACTCCCCGGCCTGGGCTGAACAGATTACCGGTGTACCGCGCCAGAATATCGTCCGTATTGCCCGTGAATTTGCTGAAACAGCCGAGAAAACCCGTGGTCGTTCAATGATTATTGTCGGTGCCGGTCTTAACCACTGGTACCACATGGATATGAACTACCGTGGTCTGATTAATATGCTGATCTTCTGCGGCTGCGTGGGGCAGAGCGGTGGCGGCTGGGCGCACTATGTTGGCCAGGAGAAACTACGTCCGCAAACCGGCTGGCTGCCGCTGGCGTTCGGCCTTGACTGGCAGCGTCCGCCGCGCCAGATGAACGGTACATCGTTCTTCTATAACCACTCCAGCCAGTGGCGTTATGAAACCCTGCGTACCGATGAACTGCTGTCGCCGTTGGCCGATAAGTCGCGCTATGGCGGCAGCCTGATCGACTTTAACGTGCGCTCCGAACGTATGGGCTGGCTGCCTTCCGCGCCGCAGCTCAACACAAACCCATTGCAGCTGGCCGCCCAGGCTCAGGCTGCGGGGAAAACACCGCTGGCGTTTACCGTGGACGGCCTTAAAGATGGCAGCCTGCGTTTTGCCGCTGAACAGCCGGATAATCAGCAGAACTTCCCGCGTAACCTGTTCGTCTGGCGTTCTAACCTGCTAGGTTCCTCCGGTAAAGGGCATGAGTATTTGCTGAAATACCTGCTGGGTACTGAAAGCGGCGTACAGGGTGGCGATCTGGGGCAGCAGGGGGGCGTTAAACCGCAGGAAGTGGAGTGGCAGGATAACCCGGGCGAAGGCAAGCTCGACCTGGTCGTCACCCTCGATTTCCGTATGTCGAGCACCTGTCTCTATTCGGATATCGTATTGCCGACCGCTACCTGGTATGAAAAAGACGATATGAATACTTCGGATATGCATCCGTTTATTCATCCGCTGTCTGCGGCGGTAGATCCTGCCTGGGAGTCCCGCAGCGACTGGGAAATCTACAAAGGTATAGCGAAAACCTTCTCTGAACTCTGTGTTGGCCATCTGGGTAAAGAGACTGACGTGGTGCTCCAGCCAATTCAGCATGACTCTGCCGCTGAACTCGGGCAGCCGTTCGAGGTGCAGGAGTGGCATCGCGGTGAGTGCGACCTGATTCCGGGTAAAACCGCCCCGCACATTGTAACCGTTGAGCGTGACTATCCGGCAACCTGGGAGCGCTTTACTTCTCTTGGGCCTCTGCTGGATAACCTCGGTAATGGTGGTAAAGGCATCAGCTGGAATACCCAGGCTGAAGTCGACTTCCTGAAGCAGCTCAACTATGTCAAAGCCGATGGCCCGGCAGTCGGGCGGCCAAACATTAACAGTGCAATTGATGCTGCTGAGGTGATTCTGTCGCTGGCACCAGAGACCAACGGTCAGGTAGCGGTGAAAGCCTGGCAGGCGCTGGGTGAATTCACCGGGCGTGACCATACCCATCTGGCGCTGAACAAAGAAGATGAAAAGATCCGCTTCCGCGATATTCAGGCGCAGCCGCGTAAGATTATCTCCAGCCCGACCTGGTCAGGCCTTGAAGATGAGCATGTCTCCTATAACGCAGGCTATACCAACGTTCATGAGCTGATCCCATGGCGTACCCTGAGCGGTCGTCAGCAGCTGTATCAGGATCATCAGTGGATGCGTGACTTTGGTGAGAGTCTGCTGGTGTACCGTCCGCCGATTGATACGCGTACGGTAGAGCCGTTGCTCAATAAAAAACCGAACGGCAACCCTGAGATGGCGCTGAACTTCCTGACGCCGCACCAGAAATGGGGTATCCACTCAACCTACAGCGACAACCTGCTGATGCTGACGCTGTCGCGCGGCGGGCCAATTGTCTGGCTGAGTGAGGTTGATGCGCAGCAGCTTGGCATTGAAGATAACGACTGGATCGAAGCGTTTAACG
- a CDS encoding OprD family outer membrane porin produces MIVLIIPAQVWAEVDKDNNIKNGEPGWLLNDPFFSQSHMNVSLKNYWKTLNEKESGTKRIHNAWGQGFGFDFKSGYFAGIIGFDATFNSAVKLGASTYFNTRGVLYSKGSGNKKSNAAGYSKFSERYMKLRYKVADVKLKGRWGWQTIKSFGVITNSTRLSSTTYQGVTGSVGYGDLTLRGAYINRSMDRNSPDKKRFQTNTGKYINHIASGDVLWNSDKLNIQYGFGESENYLRRNILRANLKPEKNLDLGIQIYGTHAEEEYKKMPAAKRDFDNNAWHFAVDAKWRGKNWSSKWGLGYTDAKKAHEVGFYPRHMSKNSRGTFTSMAYAGSDYLRDGELMLSTISDYNLTPDLAVGVAGNIGQFNYKGNHVRTGEINFFTRWVPSDPTLKNLTVWAMFGPGWSYKMNKKTPILTKGHYTREPLLSSEMIIEYKFNIF; encoded by the coding sequence ATGATTGTGCTGATTATTCCAGCACAGGTGTGGGCGGAAGTGGATAAGGATAATAATATTAAAAATGGGGAGCCTGGTTGGCTGTTAAACGATCCATTTTTCAGCCAGTCGCATATGAATGTATCATTAAAAAATTATTGGAAAACTCTTAATGAAAAGGAATCTGGTACAAAAAGAATTCACAACGCATGGGGCCAGGGGTTTGGGTTTGATTTTAAATCGGGCTATTTTGCTGGCATTATCGGTTTTGATGCGACTTTTAATAGTGCGGTAAAACTGGGGGCCAGTACTTATTTCAATACGCGAGGCGTATTGTACAGTAAAGGCAGTGGCAATAAAAAAAGTAATGCAGCAGGCTACTCCAAATTCAGTGAGCGCTACATGAAGCTGAGATACAAGGTTGCAGATGTTAAACTGAAGGGGCGCTGGGGCTGGCAGACAATAAAAAGCTTCGGTGTGATCACTAACTCTACCCGTCTCTCCTCAACAACCTATCAGGGAGTGACCGGATCAGTCGGATATGGTGATTTGACGTTGCGTGGTGCCTATATAAATCGCTCTATGGATCGTAACTCACCTGATAAAAAACGCTTCCAGACCAATACTGGGAAATATATCAACCATATCGCCAGCGGCGATGTGCTCTGGAACAGCGACAAGCTTAATATCCAATATGGTTTTGGTGAAAGTGAAAATTATCTGCGCCGTAATATATTACGAGCTAATCTGAAACCGGAAAAAAACCTTGATTTAGGCATCCAGATATATGGTACCCATGCGGAAGAAGAGTATAAAAAAATGCCAGCTGCCAAACGCGATTTTGATAATAATGCGTGGCACTTTGCAGTAGATGCAAAATGGCGAGGTAAAAACTGGAGTAGTAAGTGGGGGCTGGGTTATACCGATGCAAAAAAGGCGCATGAAGTGGGTTTTTATCCTCGTCATATGAGTAAGAACTCGCGTGGGACATTTACCTCAATGGCCTATGCGGGTAGTGACTATTTGCGTGATGGTGAACTGATGCTGTCCACAATATCCGATTATAATTTGACACCGGATCTGGCAGTAGGGGTGGCGGGTAATATTGGTCAGTTTAACTATAAAGGTAACCATGTTCGCACCGGGGAAATTAATTTTTTTACCCGGTGGGTTCCGTCGGATCCGACGCTGAAAAACCTGACGGTATGGGCGATGTTTGGCCCGGGCTGGTCATATAAGATGAATAAGAAAACCCCGATACTGACTAAAGGTCATTATACCCGGGAACCGTTACTCTCTTCTGAAATGATTATTGAGTATAAATTCAACATTTTCTGA